A window of the Acidovorax sp. YS12 genome harbors these coding sequences:
- the tal gene encoding transaldolase, translating to MHQLDALKQFTTVVADTGDFRQLAQFQPRDATTNPSLILKAVQKSEYAPLLQATVARHRGAPMEEVIDRLLVRFGCEILSLIPGRVSTEVDARLSFDTSATVARAERLIELYQGEGVHIDRVLIKIAATWEGIEAARQLERRGIHTNLTLLFSFAQAVACGQARVQLISPFVGRIYDWYKKQAGSQWDEAAMAGANDPGVQSVRRIFNHYKRFGIATEVMGASFRNLGQIVALAGCDLLTIAPDLLAQLAQSEAPLACALDAEAARAMDLPAVQYDEAGFRYALNEDAMATEKLAEGIRAFAADAVKLEQLIQAAA from the coding sequence ATGCACCAGCTCGACGCACTCAAACAGTTCACCACCGTGGTGGCCGACACCGGCGACTTCCGGCAACTGGCCCAGTTCCAGCCGCGCGACGCCACCACCAATCCCTCGCTGATCCTCAAGGCGGTGCAAAAGAGCGAGTACGCGCCGCTGCTGCAGGCCACGGTGGCGCGGCACCGCGGCGCGCCCATGGAGGAGGTCATCGACCGGCTGCTGGTGCGCTTCGGCTGCGAGATCCTGTCGCTCATCCCGGGGCGCGTCTCCACCGAGGTGGATGCGCGCCTGAGCTTCGACACCAGCGCCACCGTGGCGCGCGCCGAGCGCCTCATCGAGCTGTACCAGGGCGAGGGCGTGCACATCGACCGCGTGCTCATCAAGATCGCCGCCACCTGGGAGGGCATCGAGGCGGCGCGCCAGCTGGAGCGCCGGGGCATCCACACCAACCTGACGCTGCTGTTCTCCTTCGCCCAGGCCGTGGCCTGCGGCCAGGCCAGGGTGCAGCTGATCTCGCCGTTCGTCGGGCGCATCTACGACTGGTACAAGAAACAGGCGGGCAGCCAGTGGGACGAGGCGGCCATGGCCGGGGCCAATGATCCGGGCGTGCAGTCGGTGCGCCGCATCTTCAACCACTACAAGCGCTTTGGCATCGCCACCGAGGTCATGGGCGCGAGCTTTCGCAACCTGGGCCAGATCGTGGCGCTGGCGGGCTGCGACCTGCTGACCATCGCGCCCGACCTGCTGGCGCAGCTGGCGCAGTCCGAGGCGCCGCTTGCGTGCGCGCTCGACGCCGAGGCGGCCCGCGCCATGGACCTGCCCGCGGTGCAGTACGACGAGGCGGGCTTCCGCTACGCGCTCAACGAGGACGCCATGGCCACCGAGAAGCTGGCCGAGGGCATCCGCGCCTTCGCCGCCGACGCGGTGAAACTGGAGCAGCTCATCCAGGCCGCAGCCTGA
- a CDS encoding YbhB/YbcL family Raf kinase inhibitor-like protein translates to MTAFTLSSPDIPSGGTVPQHFEFDGFGCSGQNRSPVLQWSGAPLEAKSFAVTVYDPDAPTGSGWWHWFVVDLPAGTTQLAAHAGAQGGQGLPAGARQIRNDYGVHAWGGVCPPPGDKPHRYVFTVHALSVPRLDIPDDATAALAGFMVNAHTLAKASFTATYGRP, encoded by the coding sequence ATGACCGCATTCACCCTTTCCAGCCCCGACATTCCGAGCGGTGGCACCGTGCCGCAGCACTTCGAGTTCGACGGCTTCGGCTGTTCCGGCCAGAACCGCTCGCCCGTGCTGCAGTGGAGCGGGGCGCCGCTGGAGGCCAAGAGCTTCGCCGTCACCGTGTACGACCCGGACGCGCCCACCGGCTCGGGCTGGTGGCACTGGTTCGTGGTGGACCTGCCCGCAGGCACCACGCAACTGGCGGCCCACGCGGGTGCGCAGGGCGGCCAGGGGCTGCCGGCTGGCGCACGCCAGATCCGCAACGACTACGGCGTCCACGCCTGGGGTGGCGTGTGCCCGCCGCCGGGCGACAAGCCGCACCGCTACGTTTTCACCGTGCACGCGCTGTCGGTGCCTCGGCTCGACATTCCCGACGACGCCACCGCAGCGCTGGCGGGTTTCATGGTGAACGCGCACACGCTGGCCAAGGCGTCTTTCACCGCGACCTACGGTCGGCCCTGA
- a CDS encoding SIS domain-containing protein: protein MLDRITASLPSLAPAEQRVARLVLHDARAFARLPVRELAARAHVSKPTVVRFCRSMGYDGLADFKLKLAGSVSEGVPFIHRSVDADDKTGDVLVKVVDNAVAAFLQYRNAASTTAVQRAAEAIAATWQTGRRIEFYGAGNSGIVAQDAQHKFFRLGITSISASDGHMQVMSATLLGPGDCAVIISNSGRTRDLMDAADIARKNGATTIAITASGSPLASACAIHLAADHPEGYDRYSPMVSRLLHLLVIDVVATCVALRIGPQLQPLLQQMKDNLHAKRYA, encoded by the coding sequence ATGCTCGACCGCATCACCGCCTCCCTGCCCTCCCTGGCGCCCGCCGAGCAGCGCGTGGCCAGGCTCGTGCTGCACGACGCGCGCGCCTTCGCGCGCCTGCCGGTGCGCGAGCTGGCGGCACGCGCGCACGTGAGCAAGCCCACCGTGGTGCGCTTTTGCCGCAGCATGGGCTACGACGGCCTGGCCGACTTCAAGCTCAAGCTGGCGGGCAGCGTGAGCGAGGGCGTGCCTTTCATCCACCGCAGCGTGGACGCCGACGACAAGACCGGCGACGTGCTCGTCAAGGTGGTGGACAACGCCGTGGCCGCCTTCCTGCAGTACCGCAACGCCGCCAGCACCACCGCCGTGCAGCGCGCGGCCGAGGCCATCGCCGCCACCTGGCAGACCGGCCGGCGCATCGAGTTCTACGGTGCGGGCAACTCCGGCATCGTCGCGCAGGATGCGCAGCACAAATTCTTCCGCCTGGGCATCACCAGCATCTCGGCCAGCGACGGGCACATGCAGGTCATGAGCGCCACCCTGCTCGGGCCGGGCGACTGCGCCGTCATCATCAGCAACTCCGGGCGCACGCGCGACCTGATGGACGCCGCCGACATCGCGCGCAAGAACGGCGCCACGACCATCGCCATCACCGCCAGCGGCTCGCCGCTGGCCAGCGCCTGCGCCATCCACCTCGCCGCCGACCACCCCGAGGGCTACGACCGCTACAGCCCCATGGTGTCGCGCCTGCTGCACCTGCTGGTCATCGACGTGGTAGCCACCTGCGTGGCGCTGCGCATCGGCCCGCAGCTGCAGCCGCTGCTGCAGCAGATGAAGGACAACCTGCACGCCAAGCGCTATGCTTGA
- a CDS encoding ABC transporter ATP-binding protein produces the protein MALLEVQNLVVEFPTRRGVLRALDGVSFAIAPGEILGVVGESGAGKSLTGASIIGLLEPPGRIAAGQILLEGERIDHLPHAQLRRIRGRRIGAIFQDPLTSLNPLYTVGQQLVETIQTHLPVSAAEARQRAVQLLKDTGIPAAEQRIGHYPHQFSGGMRQRVVIALALAAEPQLIVADEPTTALDVSIQAQIIQLLKSICKTRGAAVMLITHDMGVIAETCDRVAVMYAGRIAEIGPVHDVINHPAHPYTAGLMAAIPDMESERDALYQIDGAMPRLDAIPPGCAFNPRCPRGFQARCRTERPELIAAGPTQAACWLHDPASGVTA, from the coding sequence ATGGCATTACTCGAAGTCCAGAACCTCGTTGTCGAATTCCCCACCCGGCGTGGCGTGCTGCGCGCGCTCGACGGTGTTTCCTTTGCCATCGCGCCGGGCGAGATCCTCGGCGTGGTGGGCGAATCGGGCGCGGGCAAGTCGCTCACCGGTGCGTCCATCATCGGCCTGCTGGAGCCGCCGGGGCGCATTGCCGCGGGGCAGATCCTGCTGGAAGGCGAGCGCATTGACCACCTGCCGCACGCGCAGCTGCGGCGCATTCGCGGACGGCGCATCGGCGCCATTTTTCAGGACCCGCTGACCTCGCTGAACCCGCTCTACACCGTGGGCCAGCAGCTTGTCGAGACCATCCAGACGCACCTGCCGGTGAGCGCCGCCGAGGCGCGCCAGCGCGCCGTGCAACTGCTCAAGGACACGGGCATCCCGGCGGCGGAGCAGCGCATCGGCCACTACCCGCACCAGTTCAGCGGCGGCATGCGCCAGCGCGTGGTCATCGCGCTGGCGCTTGCCGCCGAGCCGCAGCTCATCGTGGCCGACGAGCCCACCACGGCGCTCGACGTGTCCATCCAGGCGCAGATCATCCAGCTGCTCAAGAGCATCTGCAAGACGCGCGGCGCGGCCGTGATGCTCATCACGCACGACATGGGCGTGATCGCCGAGACCTGCGACCGCGTGGCGGTGATGTACGCCGGCCGCATCGCCGAAATCGGCCCGGTGCACGACGTCATCAACCACCCCGCGCACCCCTATACCGCGGGGCTGATGGCGGCCATTCCCGACATGGAATCGGAGCGCGACGCGCTCTACCAGATCGACGGCGCCATGCCGCGCCTGGACGCCATTCCCCCGGGCTGCGCCTTCAATCCGCGCTGCCCGCGCGGCTTCCAGGCGCGCTGCCGCACCGAGCGCCCGGAGTTGATCGCTGCGGGCCCGACCCAGGCCGCGTGCTGGCTGCACGACCCGGCGAGCGGGGTGACCGCATGA
- a CDS encoding MCP four helix bundle domain-containing protein produces MHKLSIGTRLALGFGLLLFFALLNSALSIWQLQASSQGAQAIIEKPLAKERLISDWYRFIHTAVRRTTAIAKSSDPSLATYFAAEQKESAESTTAIHKQVETLMATDEEKRLFRDIAALRTRYVAARDEVIRLKREGHAEDSARLLEATFVPAAKVYVERVNDLLQLQRHALDQAASPIREANHRTSLGILALGLLTLALGVGASLAIARGIVRPLGRSLGVARQVAAGDLSPVMLDAPQDTRDESSALLQALGSMQQSLTSVILTIREAAESMATASAEIATGNQDLSLRTEQTASHLQTTAASMEELTGTVEHTAQAARTASALAGSAATVAGRGGALVEQVVHTMESIDGSARRIADITGVIDSIAFQTNILALNAAVEAARAGEQGRGFAVVAGEVRSLAQRSAAAAREIKDLIADSTRRVGEGSRLVHEAGDTMREIVAAVQRVTDEVAGIAAAAGQQSAGIAQVNASVSQLDQMTQQNAALVEESAAAAQSLREQSERLSRAVSAFVLVPAAAAPRGRALALPA; encoded by the coding sequence ATGCACAAACTCTCCATAGGCACCCGGCTGGCACTGGGTTTCGGCCTGTTGCTGTTTTTCGCCTTGCTCAACAGCGCCCTGAGCATCTGGCAACTGCAGGCATCTAGCCAAGGCGCGCAGGCCATCATCGAAAAGCCGCTGGCCAAGGAGCGCTTGATCTCCGACTGGTACCGCTTCATCCACACGGCAGTGCGCCGCACCACCGCCATTGCCAAGAGCAGTGACCCCAGCCTCGCCACGTATTTCGCAGCCGAGCAGAAGGAGTCTGCCGAGAGCACCACGGCCATCCACAAGCAGGTCGAGACCCTGATGGCCACTGACGAGGAAAAGCGCCTGTTCCGCGACATCGCCGCGCTGCGCACGCGCTATGTCGCCGCGCGCGACGAAGTCATCCGCCTCAAGCGCGAAGGCCATGCGGAGGATTCGGCGCGCCTGCTCGAAGCCACCTTCGTGCCCGCCGCCAAGGTGTACGTGGAGCGCGTCAACGACCTGCTCCAGCTGCAGCGCCACGCGCTCGACCAGGCGGCCTCGCCGATCCGCGAGGCCAACCACCGCACCAGCCTGGGCATCCTGGCGCTGGGGCTGCTCACCCTGGCCCTGGGCGTGGGGGCCTCGCTGGCCATCGCGCGCGGCATCGTGCGTCCGCTGGGCCGCTCGCTGGGCGTGGCGCGCCAGGTGGCGGCCGGGGACCTGAGCCCCGTCATGCTCGATGCGCCGCAGGACACGCGCGACGAATCGAGCGCCCTGCTGCAAGCCCTGGGCAGCATGCAGCAATCGCTCACCAGCGTCATCCTGACCATCCGCGAGGCGGCCGAGAGCATGGCGACGGCCAGCGCCGAGATCGCCACCGGCAACCAGGACCTGTCGCTGCGCACCGAGCAGACCGCCAGCCACCTGCAGACCACGGCCGCGTCGATGGAGGAACTGACCGGCACCGTAGAGCACACGGCCCAGGCGGCGCGCACCGCCAGCGCGCTGGCCGGCTCGGCCGCCACCGTGGCGGGCCGGGGCGGCGCGCTGGTGGAACAGGTGGTGCACACCATGGAGTCCATCGACGGCAGCGCGCGGCGCATCGCCGACATCACGGGGGTGATCGACAGCATCGCCTTCCAGACCAACATCCTGGCCCTGAACGCCGCCGTGGAGGCCGCCCGCGCCGGGGAGCAGGGGCGGGGCTTCGCCGTGGTGGCGGGCGAGGTGCGCAGCCTGGCGCAGCGCAGCGCGGCGGCGGCGCGCGAGATCAAGGACCTCATCGCCGACAGCACGCGGCGGGTGGGCGAGGGCTCGCGCCTCGTGCACGAGGCGGGCGACACCATGCGCGAGATCGTGGCGGCCGTGCAGCGCGTCACCGACGAGGTGGCGGGCATCGCGGCGGCGGCGGGCCAGCAGTCGGCGGGCATCGCGCAGGTCAACGCCTCGGTCAGCCAGCTCGACCAGATGACCCAGCAGAACGCGGCGCTGGTGGAGGAAAGCGCGGCCGCCGCGCAAAGCCTGCGCGAGCAGTCCGAACGGTTGAGCCGGGCGGTGTCGGCCTTCGTGCTCGTGCCGGCCGCAGCGGCGCCGCGCGGGCGCGCCCTGGCGCTGCCGGCCTGA
- a CDS encoding beta-ketoacyl-ACP synthase III: MHSVVITGTGLYQPPHTITNAELVESFNRYVEQENARHADAIAAGTRAPLQPSSVEFIEKASGIKQRYVFEKAGILDPQRMYPRYQERPDDQLSMMAELAVAAAQQALQQAGKRGADIDAVLCAASNMQRAYPAMAIEVQQALGAGGYGFDMNVACSSATFAIEQAVNAVRTGSARCVLVVNPEITSGHQAWNDRDCHFIFGDVCTAILVERADTATAPVQWEVLGTRLATQFSNNIRNNFGFLNRSEDSDPQARDKTFRQEGRKVFKEVVPIAAAHIEGHLADLGHAPAAVRRYWLHQANEGMNQFVIKKLVGEADRERAPLILDEFANTASAGSIIAFHKHRADLAAGDIGVICSFGAGYSVGSVVVRKR, from the coding sequence ATGCATTCAGTCGTCATCACCGGCACCGGCTTGTACCAGCCGCCGCACACCATCACCAACGCCGAACTGGTCGAATCCTTCAACCGCTATGTGGAGCAGGAGAACGCGCGCCATGCGGATGCCATCGCAGCGGGCACGCGCGCGCCCCTGCAGCCGTCGAGCGTGGAGTTCATCGAGAAGGCCTCGGGCATCAAGCAGCGCTATGTGTTCGAGAAGGCCGGCATTCTCGACCCCCAGCGCATGTACCCGCGTTACCAGGAGCGGCCCGACGACCAGCTGTCGATGATGGCCGAGCTGGCCGTCGCCGCCGCGCAGCAGGCGCTGCAGCAGGCCGGCAAGCGCGGCGCCGACATCGACGCCGTGCTGTGCGCCGCCTCCAACATGCAGCGCGCCTACCCGGCCATGGCCATCGAGGTCCAGCAGGCGCTGGGTGCCGGGGGCTATGGCTTCGACATGAACGTGGCCTGTTCCTCCGCTACCTTCGCCATCGAGCAGGCCGTGAACGCGGTGCGCACGGGCAGCGCCCGCTGCGTGCTGGTGGTCAACCCCGAGATCACCTCGGGCCACCAGGCCTGGAATGACCGCGACTGCCACTTCATCTTCGGCGACGTGTGCACGGCCATCCTGGTGGAGCGTGCGGACACCGCCACGGCCCCCGTGCAATGGGAGGTGCTGGGCACGCGCCTGGCCACGCAGTTCTCCAACAACATCCGCAACAATTTCGGCTTTCTCAACCGCAGCGAGGACAGCGACCCGCAGGCGCGCGACAAGACGTTCCGCCAGGAGGGCCGCAAGGTGTTCAAGGAGGTGGTGCCGATCGCCGCGGCCCATATCGAGGGCCATCTCGCCGACCTGGGGCATGCGCCCGCCGCCGTGCGCCGCTACTGGCTGCACCAGGCCAACGAGGGCATGAACCAGTTCGTCATCAAGAAGCTGGTGGGCGAGGCTGACCGTGAGCGCGCACCGCTGATCCTGGACGAATTCGCCAACACCGCCTCGGCGGGCTCGATCATCGCCTTCCACAAGCACCGGGCCGACCTGGCCGCGGGCGACATCGGCGTGATCTGCTCGTTCGGCGCCGGCTACTCCGTCGGCAGCGTGGTGGTGCGCAAGCGGTGA
- a CDS encoding ATP-binding cassette domain-containing protein: MQPLVPPLVRAHDLAKTFDVSAPWLNRVIERKPRALLHAVDGVGFEIARGQTLALVGESGCGKSTVARLLVGLYAPTRGGFTFDGQDAHAAFQGRDARALRRRIQMIFQDPYASLNPRWRVEDIVGEPLREHGLITGKAGLKTRVGELLTCVGLSAQDMAKYPHQFSGGQRQRISIARALATEPEFLVCDEPTSALDVSVQAQVLNIMKRLQRERGLTYLFISHNLAVVRHVSDQVGVMYLGRLVELADKHTLFSRPRHPYTRMLLDAIPKMHDTGRARTPVQGEVPNPLDPPPGCAFNPRCPHANARCRAERPALHEAGAGTRVACHAVQEGRL; this comes from the coding sequence ATGCAACCCCTGGTGCCACCCCTGGTGCGTGCGCACGACCTGGCCAAGACCTTCGACGTCTCGGCCCCCTGGCTCAACCGCGTGATCGAGCGCAAGCCGCGCGCACTGCTGCACGCCGTGGACGGCGTGGGCTTTGAGATCGCACGCGGCCAGACCCTGGCGCTGGTGGGCGAATCGGGCTGCGGCAAGAGCACCGTGGCGCGCTTGCTGGTGGGCCTGTACGCGCCCACGCGCGGTGGCTTCACCTTCGACGGGCAGGACGCGCATGCTGCCTTCCAGGGCCGCGATGCGCGCGCGCTGCGCCGGCGCATCCAGATGATCTTCCAGGATCCGTATGCGAGCCTGAACCCGCGCTGGCGGGTCGAGGACATCGTCGGCGAGCCGCTGCGCGAGCACGGCCTCATCACCGGCAAGGCCGGGCTGAAAACCCGCGTGGGCGAACTGCTCACGTGCGTGGGCCTGTCCGCGCAGGACATGGCCAAGTACCCGCACCAGTTCTCGGGCGGGCAGCGCCAGCGCATCTCCATCGCGCGCGCGCTCGCCACCGAACCCGAGTTCCTGGTGTGCGACGAACCCACGAGCGCGCTCGACGTGAGCGTGCAGGCGCAGGTGCTCAACATCATGAAGCGGCTGCAGCGCGAGCGCGGCCTGACCTACCTGTTCATCAGCCACAACCTCGCAGTGGTGCGCCACGTGAGCGACCAGGTGGGCGTGATGTACCTGGGCCGGCTGGTGGAGCTGGCGGACAAGCACACGCTGTTCAGCCGCCCGCGCCACCCGTACACGCGCATGCTGCTCGACGCCATCCCCAAGATGCATGACACCGGCCGCGCCCGCACGCCCGTGCAGGGCGAGGTGCCCAACCCGCTCGACCCGCCGCCCGGCTGCGCCTTCAACCCGCGCTGCCCGCACGCCAACGCGCGCTGCCGCGCCGAGCGCCCCGCGCTGCACGAGGCCGGCGCGGGCACGCGCGTGGCGTGCCACGCGGTGCAGGAGGGGCGGCTGTGA
- the fabF gene encoding beta-ketoacyl-ACP synthase II → MDKDVTRSGSRRVVITGMGMVSPLGRGTALCWQRLLAGASGLSRLPADMAPDVAGQVAGQVPSVAQDPEGGWDIDAVAPAKELRKMDRFIPLALDACGQALAQAGWPPQDERARERTACVIASGIGGFDAIAQAVRTTDSRGAQRLSPFTVPSFLANLAAGHVSIRHGLKGPLGTPVTACAASVQAVGDGLRLIRSGEADVALCGGTEAAIGRVSLGAFAAAKALSTRYNDRPQEASRPFDMGRDGFVMGEGAGALVLESLAHARARGATPLAEVVGYGTSADAYHITAGPEDGDGALRAMAQALAMAEVAPAQVQYLNAHATSTPVGDRGELAAIRRLFGTGGGVVVSSTKSATGHLLGAAGAVAAIFAVLALRDQIAPATRNLADPDPLAEGIDLVAGSARPLAMEYALVNGFGFGGVNASLLLRRWQAA, encoded by the coding sequence ATGGACAAGGATGTGACCAGGAGCGGCAGCCGCCGCGTCGTCATCACCGGCATGGGCATGGTGTCGCCCCTGGGCCGGGGCACCGCACTGTGCTGGCAGCGCCTGCTGGCCGGCGCCTCGGGCCTGTCGAGGCTGCCCGCGGACATGGCCCCCGATGTGGCCGGGCAGGTGGCGGGCCAGGTGCCCAGCGTGGCGCAGGACCCCGAGGGCGGCTGGGACATCGACGCCGTGGCGCCCGCCAAGGAACTGCGCAAGATGGACCGCTTCATTCCCCTGGCGCTGGATGCATGCGGCCAGGCACTGGCCCAGGCGGGCTGGCCACCGCAGGACGAGCGCGCGCGCGAGCGCACGGCCTGCGTCATCGCCTCCGGCATCGGCGGCTTCGACGCCATTGCGCAGGCGGTGCGCACCACGGACAGCCGGGGCGCGCAGCGCCTGTCGCCTTTCACCGTGCCCTCGTTCCTGGCCAATCTGGCGGCCGGGCACGTGTCGATCCGCCATGGCCTCAAGGGGCCGCTGGGCACGCCGGTCACGGCCTGTGCGGCCAGCGTGCAGGCCGTGGGCGACGGGCTGCGCCTGATCCGTTCGGGCGAGGCCGACGTGGCGCTGTGCGGCGGCACCGAGGCGGCCATCGGCCGCGTCAGCCTGGGCGCCTTCGCGGCCGCCAAGGCCCTGTCCACACGCTACAACGACCGGCCGCAGGAAGCGTCGCGCCCTTTCGACATGGGCCGCGACGGCTTCGTGATGGGCGAGGGCGCGGGGGCGCTGGTGCTCGAATCGCTGGCGCATGCCCGGGCGCGCGGCGCCACGCCGCTGGCCGAGGTGGTGGGCTATGGCACCTCGGCCGACGCCTACCACATCACCGCGGGCCCGGAGGATGGCGACGGCGCGCTGCGCGCCATGGCACAGGCGCTGGCCATGGCCGAGGTGGCGCCCGCCCAGGTGCAGTACCTGAACGCGCACGCCACCTCCACGCCGGTGGGCGACCGTGGGGAGCTGGCTGCGATCCGCCGCCTGTTCGGCACCGGAGGCGGCGTGGTCGTCAGTTCCACCAAGTCGGCCACGGGGCATCTGCTCGGCGCGGCCGGCGCGGTGGCCGCCATCTTCGCCGTGCTGGCGCTGCGCGACCAGATCGCGCCGGCCACGCGCAACCTGGCCGATCCCGACCCGCTGGCCGAGGGCATCGACCTGGTGGCGGGCAGCGCGCGGCCGCTGGCCATGGAATACGCGCTGGTCAATGGCTTCGGCTTTGGCGGCGTGAACGCCTCACTGCTGCTGCGCCGCTGGCAAGCGGCGTGA
- a CDS encoding TetR/AcrR family transcriptional regulator, whose amino-acid sequence MKVSKAQAAQNRQDILEAAARLYRAHGLAGVGVAEVTRGAGLTHGGLYRHFESKDALVREACARAFDWSIGPLDGAVEGSDGGLAARVQAYLSPQHRDSPGEGCPAAALAVDVARAGGDLSAVFAAGVERNITRFARVIGGLAADAEPSAAQRAEAMAMLSAMVGALVLARATAAARPALSDEILATVCTHLTSGPAPGASNATK is encoded by the coding sequence ATGAAGGTCTCCAAAGCCCAAGCCGCGCAGAACCGGCAAGACATCCTCGAAGCCGCCGCGCGCCTGTACCGCGCCCACGGCCTGGCCGGCGTGGGCGTGGCCGAGGTCACGCGCGGCGCCGGGCTCACCCACGGCGGGCTGTACCGCCATTTCGAATCCAAGGATGCGCTGGTGCGCGAAGCCTGCGCGCGCGCGTTCGACTGGTCCATCGGGCCGCTGGACGGGGCCGTGGAAGGCAGCGATGGCGGCCTGGCCGCCCGCGTGCAGGCCTACCTGTCGCCCCAACACCGCGACAGCCCCGGCGAAGGCTGCCCCGCCGCCGCGCTGGCTGTGGACGTGGCCCGCGCCGGGGGCGACCTGTCGGCGGTGTTCGCCGCCGGGGTGGAGCGCAACATCACCCGCTTCGCCCGGGTGATCGGCGGGCTGGCGGCGGACGCCGAGCCCTCCGCGGCGCAGCGCGCCGAGGCCATGGCCATGCTCAGCGCCATGGTGGGCGCGCTGGTGCTGGCGCGCGCCACGGCGGCGGCGCGCCCGGCGCTGTCGGATGAGATCCTGGCCACCGTATGCACGCACCTCACCAGCGGCCCTGCGCCCGGCGCATCAAACGCTACCAAATAA
- a CDS encoding ABC transporter permease: MKNPLHRWLDSDMGHSLRASPLAMGAACVAAVCVFCAVFAGWVAPHNPFDLATLELSDARLPPAWSPEGSAKYLLGTDDQGRDILSALIYGTRISLIVGLAGVALSLAMGVALGLLAGATGGWVDALLMRVCDVVSSFPAILVALLIAGVARALYPGAPEGIAFGVLILAIAFAGSNGWVQYARTVRASTMVERGKEYVQAARVTGVPPARIMFRHILPNVTGPVTVLATIQVATAIITEATLSFLGVGAPPTSPSLGTLIRVGNDYLFSGEWWITVFPGIMLVLIALSVNLLGDWLRDALNPRLR, encoded by the coding sequence ATGAAAAACCCCCTGCACCGCTGGCTCGACAGTGACATGGGCCACAGCCTGCGCGCTTCGCCCCTGGCCATGGGGGCGGCCTGCGTCGCGGCCGTGTGCGTGTTCTGCGCGGTGTTCGCGGGCTGGGTGGCGCCGCACAATCCGTTCGACCTTGCCACGCTGGAGCTGTCGGACGCGCGCCTGCCGCCCGCGTGGAGCCCCGAGGGCTCGGCCAAGTACCTGCTCGGCACCGACGACCAGGGGCGCGACATTCTCTCGGCGCTGATCTACGGCACGCGCATCTCGCTCATCGTGGGCCTGGCCGGCGTGGCGCTGTCGCTGGCGATGGGCGTGGCGCTGGGCCTGCTCGCGGGCGCCACGGGCGGCTGGGTGGACGCGTTGCTGATGCGCGTGTGCGACGTGGTCTCGTCCTTCCCGGCGATCCTGGTGGCGCTGCTCATCGCGGGCGTGGCGCGGGCGCTGTACCCCGGCGCGCCGGAGGGCATTGCCTTCGGCGTGCTCATCCTGGCCATCGCGTTCGCCGGCAGCAATGGCTGGGTGCAGTACGCGCGCACCGTGCGCGCGAGCACCATGGTCGAGCGCGGCAAGGAGTACGTGCAGGCCGCGCGCGTGACCGGTGTGCCACCTGCGCGCATCATGTTCCGCCACATCCTGCCCAACGTCACCGGCCCCGTCACGGTGCTGGCCACCATCCAGGTGGCCACGGCCATCATCACCGAGGCCACGCTGTCCTTCCTTGGCGTGGGCGCGCCGCCCACCTCGCCCTCGCTGGGCACGCTGATCCGCGTGGGCAACGATTACCTGTTCTCGGGCGAGTGGTGGATCACCGTCTTCCCCGGCATCATGCTGGTGCTGATCGCGCTGTCAGTGAACCTGCTGGGCGACTGGCTGCGCGATGCGCTCAATCCACGGCTGCGCTGA